Part of the Mercenaria mercenaria strain notata chromosome 8, MADL_Memer_1, whole genome shotgun sequence genome is shown below.
AGAGGTTACAGTGATTTTAAGTCGGCGACTCTTACCACTCGACCATTGAGATGATCGACCTCTTTATAGTATGATTAAGTATCAAAATGATTACTGCGTCTGCTAAACCTGCAACGTGTTGTTTGATAAATATTGGCtctaattatgttttcttttaaacagaagttctttaactttaattttcaaacttttactATGATTTCACAAGACATGTGAAGAGGTTACCGGCACATACTCTGATAATTCAATATCTATATAACATTCTTAAGGCTTTGAAAATATGATAATGTATCTTAAACTGCAGTTTGAAAATATCTATTCCAATAAAAGCGATACAAAAGCACCAATTATGATATAAAAAGAACTGAATACAAGATTAACGTTGCTGTGCAGAATTGCTCAATCACTCTCAGTGGTTTCTTTATGAAGCAAAGCAAAAGTAAGAATGgtttacattttaataaatttaaataaaggaaTGAGAGTTACAGTTACAGATTTGTTTCAGTCAGAGTAATATAATATTGATATCGAAAGTTGAACCGAACAAACTACTTAAAGACGCTCGCGgcagtttcgtcattttttcgcaataatagattttgatgaaatgttctgtattacaagatttatgttatgatgtattgaaaaatgaaataaaaatactaggtcaccagcactGTTTCAGTGTTATTTGTCCTCAGATATGATGCTATTTTGTAcacttttcaaaatttccatactCCTACCATGTGTTTCAGTGAAGTACAATAACTAGtataaatttagaatttaaacatttttataacagaaaacaatatttctagtGGAGACATGCACAAAGAagtcaaaagaaattgattttgtaaaaaagaacaataGTTGTTCAGCAGACCGATGgttactttttcatatttttgtcaatgttaagttggtatttctgctattttatcaaatttcacataatagaactaaatcaaactctgcacatgtatttgcttatgtctacctaatctaaaacaaaaagaaaatttgtaggccaccatattagatttggcttaaattaaattacaacggGATGGAGTGTAGTGTGCATTTAtagaacgcaggttggtacgaaatacgtattactaatcaatttttatttcaaacaatggcatatattcagccaaaatctttgacagTATTCTGTTTTTGTCCACAGCTTAAGGCAAAGATAGTTAACAAGAGGATCAAATGGCCTTAGGTAgctcacctgaggaacatctggAATAAACTCTGAAGAAACTGGACCaggtttttttctgtattttttaaggAAGAAACAGAGAGGAATCATTCCGGCTGCTGCATCCttaacctttaacatattgatcttaaaagcaCTTAGGGTTATCTACTCCATTTGGCCAATCAACCCACTAAGTAGGGTGAAGGGTGCAGGTAAAAGGCTTCTCAACAAATGCTGCGGAAACTCTTTTCAGTGTTTATACGTCAATGATTTGAACATGTGACctagaaatatatcaaattatcaaacggcagatttcttaataagcggatttttaCGTGTTTCTGGAGTGTTTTGTACTCGAGGTacactagaggtgtactggtcaggaacccaggcaatccttgcgtgtatcagtgctatacactgggcacgttaaagaaccaggctgtctattcgaaacgagctaggctaagttagccggataagcctgtatctgatttctgatctctctgtcgtgggggctttgtctcgctctgtccctctggtcagatcgctctgtgtctgtactagtagaggatgaattatgcgccctgtgtggctgcatttgaactatgtaaagcgccttgggcgctatataaatcaggtataactcaatgtacaacgccagtgaatatactatgtgtaaaattaggcgtttaatcaaataaagcagttttcagttttcagtattttgatgtcatagattTCAGAACAAAACAGATAGTTcccgaatacggatgtacggtacaGGGATTATGAACAACCAAATTAGCACGGTGtcggggtaaatatcgacccgtccgaaaaAACTACCACGAGCGCCTTTAAGTAATGAAGACAACGCCAGTGCGATATAAAAACAGACTAACTATTTTTCCAAAGCCGATCTAGAAATGTACTTATACTGTTAAGAAGCGTCAACTTGCCACATAAAGTGAAAGTTGGtgcattttcaattaaatcagtcaaattaagtattTTACTTAGGTGAAATTCTACAGTTTACCGTCGGCAAAAAACTTTCATTTGACATGACCATTTGAATTTTACCAGACATATAATGAGAGTGTTTTATagtaagcagtataaacatggAAAAACTGAAAAGTAGCAGTTTAATGAAACAAAGGACTACAACTACCAAATCGTTAAATCATGCCCCCGTCTCAGCattaagaaaaatgataaaacggTACCCCTGCTTAGCATTTTCATAAATCTGGCCCCGAACCTATAGAATGCTCTTATTTGTAATTTCGTAAGGTGTATATGTCAGGAtaatactcgtacaaatatctGTGTCGCAGACTGTCTTTTTCGGTCTTACATAATGTTAATTTATTGAATTTGTgaaaatgtcccccgtcttaacatccTCAATCCTTCAGATGCGCGGTTGCATTTTTACAGCATACGAGCGGACTTTGAAACAAACaacttgtagccgagtgttgAAATTTCTTATGAGAtggcactcatctatgtttccttttatttgaacaagTTGGTGAAAAggtatttaagaaaatgtttcatttactgaaaaatcCGCCATGTTTTTGACACCCCTGACTAGCaaaaaagtcacgtggtacatgcatCCTGATAATGGCGGATTTAAATAGTCCTCATTTTTATTTGCTCTGTAGTATCTTCTTTGCAATcatttgctgaaatcacatgacagatgtatgtgtgacatgtaggtagcattttcataaaaaaaataataccatAACAGAATTTGTTATGGATACATAGATCATATACCACCACTTCTGCAAATTTGGGTCTCATTGTTAGCTAATTTTTTACAGTTtgtatgtttgactgaaaatatgtttctcgcatcaaacatgacccccttttttcttttgaattttattcagcaatgacaatattcttcaagaaaatgtaagttataaaattcaaaatgggtcctgatgtgtgctacaaccactggaaatatgtcaattttatataaaataaaggacAGCTGTTTAGTGTGTTTGAGCCTTATATAATaagtttatcataaataattgtaACTTATTGTTTAGTATTTCATATtcgaatagtttttttttcttcaaattcacGCTGTTGTTTTCCAGTACACTTAATTGTGCCAAtgaatagagagagagagagagagagagagagagagagagagagagagagagaatattTTAGCCCTTATCAAATTGGCTCCACTCAAATCTGAATCGGTAAataagacatttatttaaatacactgAACAGTTACTGATAATAAACCCCATTGAcaaatgaaatatatcaaaatagcaTAACTAATGGAGTACTTAAGTGATGATCGACAGCTCTGTTTCATGAAAACCAAGAAAAGTTAATAAGGATTTTAAGCACGCATTATATAGCTGGTAATGCTCATTAATACAAAATGGAACACAACAGAATGACTAAGCTTCACAACAAATTGGTGACTTGTAAGCAATCAAATATGATATGCTACAAAAAAAGCAAACAATGTGATGTAACAGTATTACAAAAGGAACTGAACAATCATGTTTATCAGCCAATTATGCACCAAAAGAAAGTTAAGTTGTTTATGTGTTGTGAAGGAAGGGAGATGGTATAAAATTAACAGACGGCGAACAGTCTCTGCTAGCCTTatacaccagaaaatataaacatgCAGGAAAGTTATTCAAACTGCAAAACAACTTACATATAAGTACGGTTAGCAAGTGGCAGTAGTTCTTGTGTATTCACACaggattgaaaataaatttaaatgcatgttgtatgTTTCTATGTATAATCAAGAAGCTTTTTATTGTATTCAATTTTGCTAATGAAATGTAAGTCTTGTACATGCTACCAGCCTACAGTCATATTTCCTGACAACATTCAGCACTAAGTTTACTGTGAGCATACATATTCAAACTTTTTCcaaacattattttcttaaaaattcaataaaattataaCCAATTGAAAAGTTATATAACTGTAAACATTCAACCGCATCAAATAGTGCAAATTCCTCTTAAAGTTAAACATAATCAAATATAATTTGCAAACTGGCAGCAGGTAATACATTGAAACAGAGATTTTCCAAATATTGTATAAGATAAACTACATATGACGACAGTTTATAGATCATAGAAAAGCATTTCGTCTCATCGGACAAAATATTCTTATTCGACATGTTAAaataaggaggaggaggagtgctGATTTGTAGCACCATGCGCCTTTTTGTATGTAGcatagattaaaaaaaatcaatagttttTAACACACAcgattttatttacaaggtaaATTATACTAAAAATTGATCCAGGTATAGATACATCAGCTTCTTAAACAGTGTTTGTCCCACgccaaactgttttaaaaaataatatttcttagcCGAAAAGTTCTATGTTACAATAACCTAAGAACCCTTTCCAAATCTTCAACATTTCTTAACCCTCTCTCTATCCCAATCTCGTATTGTTCAATTATCAGATTCCATTtctattaaatatttccttttctCTAATTCTATCCTCCTAATTTTATCTCTCTTCCTAGTTCAGTTCTTCAATTTGATCTCTTTCTAATCATTTTTCCTTCGTATTTATACCCTTTTCACAAACTGCATagtaataacatgtttacaagtatttaaaatgtttatagcaatttcaaaaacaagGCAATCAAAATACCCATTATATACTAAATAACCGTAAACATCAGATGTAGAATCAGTCACTATTGGGtatttttgtacataaatgactggtactgaaacaaacaaaataattaaggtCAAATCTTTTTGACATTCCACTTTGATTCATTTTGCTAAAGTTGTAAACAACAACAGTAAGCTGACCAGGTAAAgaaagtaattaacatttttgaacaaTTAATGAAAGTTCCATCAAAACATTATCTGCTGATAACTTTGCAATATCTGACCAGTTATAATAGTGAATAAGGTCATTTATGCAAAACTTAATGGATAAAACATTCCGATGTTATGAAATTTGCTAGAGTAGTAAATACCATCAATGACCTAATTAAGTATATAAAATAAGTAGTATTTGTAAGAATTATCGGAATGTTCTACCACaatcaataacaaataaaataaacacaatgagtAATTGACTTAAAAACTGATCTGCGAGCTATCAATGTGTTACAGgttaaataacattttcaaaataatctgaaatatGTTTTTCTACCTTGATTGCCGTCTTTCGTCCTATCGTTCGTTTCGGCAGTTTGACTTGTATGGTAACCATGAGTTGTCGTAACTCCGTCAGGCACCGATACTTTCACAAAAGGTGTCAGGGTAGCGTAACTCAACCCGCTGCCGTTACGCCTAAAAATAAGGCAAATAGAATGTGTTAAAAGCCAATATTATCCTTGaaagttatttaaaacataatcatGTCTAGCATAAATATACAAAACTGCAGAGTAATTTCAGAATTCGATGAAATAAATTTGTTCATATGATCAAAGCGTGAGAGTTCCTTTAATAACTCTTAAAATTCTACGATCCAAAAACACCCAATCTTTTTATTTAAGATTTGTTGCTCACTAGATTTGTAAAGTCTATgtttatcaaatgcaaaatgaaataaatcctgaaaatgtAACGGGGTTGATATACGCAACATAACATATTCTATAATAAGTCggcaaaaaatattttaccattggCATACGAAATGACTATCGTAGGTCCTGACTTGTCCAGGCATACATGATGGAACACAGGAGCAATCTGAAGAacaaatgtatatgataaataaacattttcttgttctTGAGAAACGCTATGTGTTTGAGAAACATTGTATTAcaacattacttttattttgaagcAAACATCAAATACCCAGTGCGATCCTATCCGAAATGATTATATAATGTACTTGTTAAAGTAAAAAGTCAAAGCTACGAACGTTATTTCCGCTTAATGTATTAGATTGTGACCTCCCTATTTACCTACAAAACGACAAATTTATGGTAcgtattgagaaaaaaaacactgtatatttcacatttcaatacatttaagCATGCTATTGACATTTTAAAGTTTTGGCTGTTTCCGTCTAGAGAAGTTATGAAAATGCTCAATATAATTAAAGCCAATTGCATTATTGCATAGATGTATGTGCAGTTGCTGGATCGATATTTCAAACTTTCACAATCATTTTTCTGAACGGCATGTTATATTAACTTACTAGGCATCAAGTCTTTGTTGTCATCACATTTTAATCCGTGATCATTATAGCTTACATCAACACAATTATCATGCTGCGAATCCAGAGGGAAAGACGTGAAGCCATCCGGATTGCAGAAATTTCTTTCGAAATTGCAGTAGCCCTGAGCATGAGTATCTATCGTTGATTTTTTAATTACAACGATAGAGTCATCTTTCACGCATGCGTAGAAGCAGTTTCCTGAgctgaattgaaaatacccgtcAGGACATGGAATGGAGAATGCGTCAACAAAATCAGGATTTGATACATTGTACAAAACAATGTTCCTCTTCcctgtaatcaaataaatgtgACGAAAGTCTTTattatgattatgatgatgatgatgacgattattattattattattattattattattaagaggAAGCAAATAAGCATACAACAAATTTAGGTAAAATTACCCCtttgccatttttttattttatgacatttaaagTGTCAACTAATCACATGTAACATTACCCATAACACTGCGTCGCAAAACTATCATAAGGCAAAGACTAATTAAAGTAAATTTAATATCAAATGTAAGCATGCATTTTGACTTAACTTACCTACTTTTTCATGTAATAGCGCGCAGTGATATTTCACTATAATCGATTCTGTATAGTAAAATAGAACTACATGTACTTACTTTTCGTACAGTCACTAAATTGCCCACATATATGAATTGTGTATCCATCACCGTTTATACAATAGTAGTTTTCTTTTGGGCAAACTTGTTCTGTGAAACAGGTATCATAATAAAGGTTATATAATTCCTCACTGTAATGACACTCTGTTAAGTTTTTGAATGAGCAAAGATTATTTGGCTTCAAGACTTTAACTCGTTCCAGGTATGACGCAAATTGTGAATTTAAAATTGAATTCTTGTTTGCTTTAAGGATCAGTTGTGGTTGTTCCAAAGCATTTGTGGGTGTCAGTAAGAAATAATTCATTACGACGTAATGCAGGATGAATTGAATAATTACACCAAtgcacaacttcatctgcaaaataaaagatatgttctcATCAGTAAAATAGTAATATACTAGGTGAACTATATTTTAATTGAAACACGTTTAACTACTAAAATGTAAATTAGGAAATTATATTCTGTTTGAATAATAAACTAAACACCCACAGTAAATGATCTAGATATCTTCATTTACGCATGTTTTGTTGTATACTGTACATCTGCCATTAAgaatgtttgtgtgtttgttttaggtttaacgccgttttgcaactgtatttcagttatgaaacagaggacagttaacctaacccgtGCTCCTGGTTTCGGCACAAGTCCGAAAGTAACTGTCAACtccccaacatgaatcagagatggaggacgaataatgtaaaacacaatGCCATTTATCgaatcgccacggagaacatacgtcccgcttgaggatcgaactcatgagcccgagatctgtagatctgcgctcacTCTATTATGCTAAACAGGCGGGCGTACGAAAGTAATTGTTAAACCTATATGGAATGTTGATTGTTTGCATCATTTCACAGCATATCAGTCGCATAaacttgcttttttttaaatgtgcatGTATTGACTTATACAATACGAAAGCTCATTACATGAATTAGAacaacaatatcatttttactcGTCTCCATCAAACCATTGCCAATTTGACAGATCTTGTAATATGATAGGCTTTTTGAAGATCAACAATATAAAATGCTGATCAATTTAATTGGATAagaattaaaatgtttgatatgaaTTCTACTGTTACATTTATCTTatgtttatgtgtatatatacatGATTTAAGTTTTTCTTCACAATGTATAAAACATAATGATACAAGTTAAAGAATATGGCATGCAGTTTGctaaaaaagatatatttcattttaagcatactCCTAAGAATATAACTCCATCTTAAAGAAGATGTAATGTTTTTCCATAAGTTAGCACCACTAACGAGCATAATGATTAAGAATATCCGGACCAATAAAGGTCCGTTTTCTAACACattgaaaatttttttcccaaatatttgGAAACCCACGAATTTAAAATTAGTTCAATATCATTATTACCTAAATATAGCCTGATACAAAAGCGAAGAAAAAGACAAAACCAtcaacagtttttcttttttatggatTTGAACATCATTTTCTGAAATGCTGAAGCAAATTCTACTTACTTTTACACGATACCTTATATCCATTCTAATGGCAGGACACACTTGTTTGTACTTTATTGTACGCATTTAACTTTAATAACTAGTTATATCCAGTATATGCATACGCAATAATCGATATTGTCTATATATATACCGGGTATATAAAATAGCTTTAATATAATACTATTAGGCGAGTTATATCCTTGTCTGGTCAAAGTTCGTGGATACAAGAAACAACAAGTTCATACTCGAATAAGATTAGCAAACAGCAACAAATTTATACTTACAATCAAATCCTTAATCAACTTCCTTTTCAAAAGCATGCAAAACGCGTGAAAAATACCATCAACCTTGCAGAAATGTGCAGAACAAAACAGGCATGTCAGTTAGTTtacttactttcattttcaagttcgtGGATGACGTCATCAGTTTATGTGCTCACGAGAATTGTCAATTAGGCttaggaaaaaaagtttgttttacatagcatttaacatcaacacaaaatatagtaattaatgatttatttacagtaaattatttacaaataagttttttttcacaAGTCAGTGCCTATTCCTCATAGTCAACACAGTAAGGGCAGTAGAATTTCTGACCTTCAGTAACTTCAGTTATGGGGCAACAATATTTCAGGTGTACCCAGTGTAAACAGGGCCTCCAGCCATGTTTACCATCACACTGAGGCAACTCAACAAACTTATCAGACCTGTTTCTAGAGATTTCAATAGGCTGGCGTGCACTGCATACACAGCATGGCTCAGTGTCCATGTTGTCTGACTCAGAGTCAGATATTTCACATCTATATGAGCTTTCAGCAGACTTCTCAGTGGGCCTGGCTTCGGACTGGACTGTTTGTTCAAGAGtttgattttcattaattttttaacTAACTTCTCCTTTGTTTGCATTTGTTCTGGCTTCCTTTTGTTCTGACTTAGTTCATGTTCTTTCATTTGCTCTATTACACTTTCTGTAGACATCTCTTTTCCTGATACTATTTTGCTcatagtttttcttgtttttctctgCTTTTCAGTTTCTGATTTCTTTCTCTTAAGTTCTTTCTCTTTTTCTTGCATGAAGACACTACATCATTCATCTTTGTTAACTTCAAAGCCCCCTTCCATTGTAGAAGCTTCACTAGCTTGACTACATTCTGCAGACTCCTGGTAGACATCAGCTGGTAGAAGCTTGTCTTGAGGTATGGCAGCTTTATCCAGGGGATATATACCCGTCTTCCTGAACCCAGACTATAGATTTTCAGGGGATACTGCCTTAGTGTAGGCTTTGCACGCCAGCTCACACACATTGTACCGACAAATAGTGGCAGATGTTTCCCTTATTAACTTGTGGCACTGgatgttatatatttttggaaGGGTCCAAAGCAGGCAACATCAAAGGGTTGAAGAATATGGGAGCAATGAGCAGGAAAGACAAAAATGACAATATTCTGTTCCAGAGCCCACTCTGCAAGCCCTACAGAAACATGCGACTTGTGACCATCCAACATAAGTAGAACAGGTTCATTGGTGCGACCTGGAATGTACTTGATAAAATGATGTTCAATTCAGTGTCTGGAGATAGCACCATTGGACCAGCCGGTCTCGCTTACTGTTCCATCTGCACCAGCGCATTTGCCCGCCAGTAAGTCAGGATTCATGCGCGTTCCTGCAAATACAAAATAGGGCGGAATGGCCACACCACTGGCACTACCGCTGCCCAAGACAGTGACTGTTTTGCTCTTTCCAGTTGT
Proteins encoded:
- the LOC128559128 gene encoding uncharacterized protein LOC128559128, with the translated sequence MRTIKYKQVCPAIRMDIRYRVKMKLCIGVIIQFILHYVVMNYFLLTPTNALEQPQLILKANKNSILNSQFASYLERVKVLKPNNLCSFKNLTECHYSEELYNLYYDTCFTEQVCPKENYYCINGDGYTIHICGQFSDCTKRKRNIVLYNVSNPDFVDAFSIPCPDGYFQFSSGNCFYACVKDDSIVVIKKSTIDTHAQGYCNFERNFCNPDGFTSFPLDSQHDNCVDVSYNDHGLKCDDNKDLMPNCSCVPSCMPGQVRTYDSHFVCQWRNGSGLSYATLTPFVKVSVPDGVTTTHGYHTSQTAETNDRTKDGNQDNDQSLSTLALVAIAIVLAVVMAIVVISLVCMAYKLLREKDNRGGPVLYSRAEDKSDEDSVHLGNGITPGPVINKKSKKVINNTTNIQANGDVYVHPGNGHAMPNINSQDIDCEFGSSRCGVASVDEPEMENLKLTCEYGEEADSANLSSETTYVKRTY